One segment of Thermodesulfobacteriota bacterium DNA contains the following:
- a CDS encoding trypsin-like peptidase domain-containing protein produces MKICQKCGQMVAEEILSCPSCGNEVVEGRKYIDDYQIVEVLHEGYSSILCRAIKEGTDDPVMIRIFTLQSGVDEEIAERLQEELEELKKLPENYFVRHLEIRKSSDGLWYRVSEWIETETWGNLLASGRLQDFRTACKLFYKIASILEGLHQIGHFIPHLILNDLIIIKNDKKDLEVKIDYKVSRFLDPQMGQSPPMLKKLIASHPDIIHQRPLDFRSGIWSLGKALVEILSADYEIKDFHAKIDELQLPQDAKVLLKIMLADDPDLRPQSMSEVADNLSQLIDSKAEAIPSPVVEIRGLKKRVSLLVLILSMLLVVGILAWLYFPFKNRNSEEILEDFANRYASSVAFVLADYWLEDGKNYFYRNRTEGTAFLVDKEGYLLTNRHVACPWLEDNNLYILINRLKQLQRPVRLGYRLFLWFEGEKAFKRLPNLPGSPDLEDIYFVESAYSTDGISRLTIAGVAKPPVKTWQLIKSPLKDDFAVLKVDRLPDGLVPLPIDYEMEALKIQKLSPVITLGFPLGSRTQANTVNVSVTRGHVRRTFENLIQVDTSIHRGNSGGPIIDTSGKVIGIASKVAADYTAGPRPVITLLSDIGMVLPITKAAAFLNELKSGQTKWNGVLDLSVDIKIKQIADLARKGKWDQARALADKDLKVSFDPMLVMAAGMMHLCSEDYQGAKHLFSQALSMDSENNQARWMLFLIDWMENRSTVSLYRQELIALDWRSPFEFYGYLVQVLERLIDEASAVRGGYSEDEKSWLYYILSLVRLNQGNLEDSETLLRKAVLVANNDSWPYLLSISRLEQVQKQRLASLKRKTKRTGYLSDTKKFSQTIKKDYLLKKERLEKLAPLVSRLKANSITPGDKREILEKIMEIVKVNDAILVGMAYYSAMSEEWELALKYARAFLEVGGRENAGRLSVGLLEPCILNHMGRKDEAMKRLKVLSVQTNNHWYRHIAKCLLGEETEQSIVKRTGESPEYMLTAHCALGFWAEGIGENKKALKHYKEALGSYMDDWLEYEFTVERIKKLK; encoded by the coding sequence AATGTGGACAAATGGTGGCCGAAGAGATCTTGTCCTGCCCTTCTTGCGGGAATGAAGTGGTTGAAGGAAGAAAATATATAGATGATTATCAAATTGTCGAAGTCCTCCACGAAGGATATTCCAGCATCCTATGCCGTGCGATTAAGGAGGGCACGGATGATCCGGTAATGATCCGCATTTTCACGCTTCAATCCGGAGTCGATGAGGAGATCGCTGAGCGGCTACAGGAAGAGCTTGAGGAACTTAAGAAGCTTCCGGAAAATTATTTCGTCAGGCATTTGGAAATCCGAAAATCATCCGACGGACTTTGGTACAGGGTCAGTGAATGGATTGAAACGGAAACCTGGGGTAATTTGTTGGCCTCCGGTCGCCTCCAGGACTTTCGAACAGCTTGCAAACTTTTTTACAAGATCGCATCCATTCTCGAGGGTCTCCACCAAATCGGACATTTTATCCCCCACCTTATTTTAAATGACCTGATTATCATCAAGAACGACAAAAAAGATCTTGAAGTAAAAATAGATTACAAAGTTTCCCGCTTTCTTGATCCCCAGATGGGTCAGTCTCCCCCCATGCTGAAAAAACTTATTGCCAGCCATCCGGATATTATTCACCAGCGCCCCCTCGATTTCAGGAGTGGAATATGGTCTTTGGGAAAAGCTTTGGTGGAAATTCTTTCTGCTGACTATGAAATCAAAGATTTTCATGCCAAAATAGATGAATTGCAACTCCCCCAAGATGCTAAAGTTCTGCTAAAAATTATGCTGGCTGACGATCCCGATCTCAGGCCACAGTCGATGTCAGAGGTGGCTGATAACTTATCGCAGCTAATCGATAGTAAGGCTGAAGCCATACCATCTCCGGTAGTTGAAATCAGAGGGCTTAAAAAAAGAGTAAGCCTTCTGGTACTTATTTTGTCCATGCTGCTGGTAGTTGGCATATTGGCGTGGCTCTATTTTCCTTTCAAAAATCGAAATAGCGAAGAGATCCTTGAAGATTTCGCCAACAGGTATGCGTCATCCGTCGCCTTTGTTTTAGCCGATTACTGGCTGGAAGATGGAAAAAATTATTTTTACCGCAATCGAACCGAAGGAACCGCCTTTCTGGTGGATAAAGAAGGCTACCTCCTGACCAATCGCCACGTTGCCTGTCCATGGCTGGAGGATAATAACCTTTATATACTGATTAACCGGCTCAAACAGCTTCAAAGACCTGTTCGTTTAGGATATCGACTCTTTTTATGGTTTGAAGGGGAAAAAGCCTTTAAACGCCTGCCGAACTTACCCGGCAGCCCCGATTTAGAAGATATTTATTTTGTTGAATCCGCATATAGTACTGATGGAATTTCCCGGCTGACCATAGCTGGAGTCGCCAAACCGCCGGTGAAGACCTGGCAACTGATCAAATCTCCACTTAAGGATGACTTTGCTGTGCTAAAAGTGGACCGGCTTCCTGATGGACTGGTCCCGCTGCCCATTGACTATGAAATGGAAGCGTTGAAAATTCAAAAACTTTCACCGGTAATTACACTGGGATTTCCTCTCGGCAGCCGCACCCAGGCAAATACAGTGAATGTCAGTGTGACCAGGGGACATGTCCGGCGAACATTTGAAAACCTGATTCAGGTGGATACATCCATACACCGGGGTAACAGTGGGGGACCAATTATTGATACCAGCGGGAAAGTGATCGGTATTGCCTCAAAAGTGGCTGCAGACTACACCGCCGGCCCCAGGCCGGTAATCACTCTTCTGTCGGACATAGGAATGGTACTGCCCATAACCAAGGCTGCGGCCTTTCTTAATGAATTGAAATCCGGGCAAACCAAATGGAACGGCGTTTTAGACCTATCCGTTGATATCAAGATAAAACAGATTGCCGATTTGGCCCGTAAGGGGAAATGGGACCAGGCCAGAGCACTGGCCGATAAAGACCTGAAGGTAAGTTTTGATCCCATGCTGGTTATGGCAGCAGGAATGATGCACCTTTGTTCAGAAGACTACCAGGGAGCAAAGCACCTTTTCAGCCAAGCTTTATCAATGGATAGCGAAAATAATCAAGCAAGGTGGATGCTTTTTTTAATCGATTGGATGGAAAACCGGTCAACTGTGAGTCTTTATCGCCAGGAATTAATCGCTTTGGACTGGCGGTCGCCGTTCGAGTTTTACGGTTACCTGGTGCAGGTTCTGGAAAGACTCATAGATGAAGCCTCAGCCGTTAGGGGTGGGTATTCCGAGGATGAGAAGAGCTGGCTTTACTATATCCTTAGCCTTGTTCGTCTAAATCAGGGAAACCTGGAAGATTCCGAGACGCTGCTGAGAAAGGCTGTATTGGTCGCTAACAACGACAGCTGGCCTTATCTCCTATCTATTTCCAGGCTGGAACAGGTTCAAAAACAACGGCTGGCATCCCTGAAAAGAAAAACCAAAAGAACTGGATATCTATCTGATACAAAAAAATTTTCGCAAACAATAAAAAAAGACTATTTGCTCAAAAAAGAACGCCTTGAAAAACTCGCACCTCTTGTTTCCAGGCTTAAAGCAAATTCCATAACTCCGGGAGACAAGCGGGAAATATTAGAAAAAATCATGGAGATTGTTAAAGTTAATGATGCCATCCTCGTGGGGATGGCCTATTACAGCGCGATGAGCGAAGAATGGGAGCTTGCCCTGAAGTATGCCCGGGCTTTCCTTGAAGTTGGAGGTCGAGAAAATGCAGGACGTTTAAGCGTTGGTTTGCTGGAGCCCTGTATACTGAACCATATGGGTCGAAAAGATGAAGCAATGAAAAGACTCAAAGTGCTCAGTGTTCAGACAAATAATCATTGGTACAGACATATCGCAAAATGCCTGCTGGGTGAAGAAACCGAGCAATCCATTGTTAAAAGAACGGGTGAAAGCCCGGAATATATGCTTACCGCCCATTGTGCTCTGGGATTCTGGGCAGAAGGTATCGGTGAAAACAAGAAAGCGTTAAAGCACTATAAAGAGGCCCTTGGATCGTATATGGATGACTGGCTCGAATACGAGTTTACCGTGGAGCGGATCAAAAAGTTGAAATAG
- a CDS encoding propanoyl-CoA acyltransferase, with amino-acid sequence MSKVSIIGAYNTKFGAFVEKNRETGEVKDMVSYYDLLIEAGKGALADAGLEPEEIDGIWVGSCSPSLFLNQEHVGPLGLEVAPESMRFIPTTRTEGACASSSVALYNAVYGIESGRFNRALIIGVEKMNLLSTKDMTHVLACSSHWPTEGSKGMTFPGLFAEYAKGYQAHYGYSAEELRQMLAAVSALCYRNGLENPLAHFGKGSPPDRLGLTNSEAILSLPDGGKGGNPMIAPPLRLHDCSLVTDGAAALVIAPTDEAVSISNRAVEITGIGQTTERLAENVRPNMHELTAGKQAINKSFEEAGITIEDVDFAEVHDCFTINQILSVEALGLSKDGQGGWDFIEGKYTRDDDCPINLSGGLKSKGHPVGATGTSMHALAYKQLVGEPIGAAPQKRQPEIGVVFNVGGSAVTNCATTLKRIK; translated from the coding sequence ATGAGTAAAGTCAGCATCATTGGTGCATACAATACAAAGTTTGGGGCGTTTGTTGAAAAAAACAGAGAAACGGGAGAGGTCAAAGACATGGTCTCCTACTATGATTTGTTGATCGAGGCCGGGAAAGGTGCCCTTGCAGATGCCGGCCTGGAGCCGGAGGAGATTGACGGCATCTGGGTTGGCTCCTGTTCCCCTTCACTCTTTCTTAATCAAGAGCATGTCGGACCGCTGGGACTGGAAGTGGCCCCTGAATCGATGCGTTTTATTCCCACCACACGCACAGAAGGAGCCTGTGCATCATCATCGGTGGCGCTCTATAATGCCGTATATGGGATCGAATCCGGACGATTTAACAGAGCGCTTATTATCGGCGTGGAAAAAATGAATCTGCTAAGCACCAAAGACATGACCCACGTACTGGCCTGTTCATCCCACTGGCCCACAGAGGGTTCAAAAGGAATGACGTTTCCGGGCCTGTTTGCCGAATATGCCAAAGGCTATCAAGCGCATTACGGGTACAGTGCCGAAGAATTACGGCAAATGCTGGCAGCCGTATCAGCTCTATGCTACCGTAACGGTTTGGAAAATCCTCTGGCCCATTTCGGTAAGGGAAGTCCGCCGGACAGGCTGGGCCTTACCAATTCAGAAGCAATCTTAAGCCTCCCTGATGGAGGTAAGGGAGGCAATCCCATGATTGCCCCTCCGTTGAGATTGCACGATTGCTCACTGGTGACCGACGGAGCGGCCGCCCTGGTTATCGCTCCCACCGATGAAGCCGTCTCTATCAGCAACAGGGCTGTTGAAATCACCGGCATTGGCCAAACCACCGAAAGGCTGGCGGAAAATGTACGACCCAATATGCATGAGCTCACAGCGGGTAAACAGGCGATTAATAAATCGTTTGAGGAGGCCGGTATTACCATAGAAGACGTTGACTTCGCTGAAGTTCATGATTGTTTTACCATCAATCAAATTCTCAGTGTGGAAGCACTTGGCCTCTCCAAAGATGGTCAGGGTGGGTGGGATTTTATTGAAGGAAAGTATACACGGGATGATGACTGTCCGATAAACCTTTCCGGAGGTCTGAAGTCCAAAGGCCATCCGGTGGGTGCCACCGGCACTTCCATGCATGCCCTGGCTTATAAACAGCTGGTGGGTGAGCCGATAGGCGCAGCACCTCAAAAGCGACAGCCGGAAATCGGGGTTGTTTTTAATGTCGGTGGCTCGGCGGTTACGAACTGCGCCACAACCCTTAAAAGGATTAAATGA